Proteins found in one Brevibacillus brevis genomic segment:
- a CDS encoding NAD-dependent deacylase yields MDHLAYWLRTSSFTVVFTGAGMSTESGLPDFRSQSGLWRGKDPMQLASTRAMMENREAFVEFYQMRIQGLLSCKPHAGHEWLAEWERRGLVHGIITQNVDGFHQEAGSLAVAELHGSLAKIRCLACGTEYAHTRYLEDQGTICACGGFLRPGVVLFGESLPQSQVDQAISWTEQADLFIVLGSSLTVSPANWFPQHAKERGAKLVIVNQEPTPLDAWADEVIQKERIGDVLQRIGQSLGE; encoded by the coding sequence ATGGATCATCTGGCATACTGGTTGCGGACATCTTCCTTTACCGTTGTATTCACCGGAGCAGGCATGTCGACGGAGAGTGGCTTGCCTGATTTTCGCTCGCAGTCTGGACTATGGCGCGGCAAAGATCCGATGCAACTCGCGAGTACACGCGCGATGATGGAAAATCGGGAAGCATTTGTAGAGTTTTATCAGATGCGCATTCAAGGACTGTTGTCTTGCAAGCCACACGCCGGACACGAATGGTTAGCAGAGTGGGAGCGTCGTGGATTGGTTCATGGGATCATTACACAAAATGTAGATGGCTTTCATCAAGAGGCGGGAAGCTTGGCTGTAGCCGAACTCCATGGCTCTCTTGCGAAAATCCGCTGTCTAGCCTGTGGGACCGAGTATGCACATACACGTTATCTGGAGGATCAAGGGACGATTTGCGCATGCGGAGGATTTTTGCGTCCAGGTGTTGTCCTGTTTGGCGAATCATTGCCGCAATCGCAAGTCGATCAGGCCATCTCGTGGACGGAACAAGCCGATTTGTTCATCGTATTAGGCTCTTCACTTACTGTGAGTCCAGCCAATTGGTTTCCGCAGCATGCAAAAGAAAGAGGAGCCAAACTGGTCATTGTCAATCAGGAACCAACCCCATTGGATGCGTGGGCAGATGAGGTCATCCAAAAGGAGCGGATCGGCGACGTACTGCAAAGAATAGGACAGTCGTTAGGAGAATAA
- a CDS encoding thioredoxin family protein, protein MKKVIFLSILVAALLIGAIVYADISNRQLAEGNPYGKANLNPATIEQLSDPLYDNLIMPDELKAKLDNQEDMFVYFYSPLCVHCKATTPVLVPIVKSLDIDMKKHNLLEFNASYQDYQIEFTPTLVHYKGGKEVARLVGGREASEWKAWLEEQKKS, encoded by the coding sequence ATGAAGAAAGTCATCTTTCTATCCATCCTTGTGGCTGCGCTCCTGATCGGTGCGATCGTGTACGCTGACATTTCGAACCGTCAGCTCGCGGAAGGAAACCCATACGGCAAAGCCAATTTGAACCCGGCTACTATCGAACAATTGAGTGACCCTCTGTACGATAATCTCATTATGCCTGACGAGCTCAAAGCCAAGCTCGATAATCAGGAAGACATGTTTGTATACTTCTACAGTCCACTCTGCGTGCACTGCAAAGCAACTACGCCTGTCTTGGTGCCGATTGTCAAAAGCCTGGATATCGACATGAAAAAGCACAACCTGCTCGAATTCAATGCCAGCTACCAGGATTATCAGATCGAGTTTACCCCGACCCTCGTTCATTACAAGGGCGGCAAGGAAGTAGCTCGACTCGTCGGTGGACGCGAAGCAAGCGAATGGAAAGCTTGGTTGGAAGAACAGAAAAAATCATAA
- a CDS encoding metallophosphoesterase family protein, with amino-acid sequence MATYLVSDIHGQNQAFQKALRDVSFSPQAGDHLFVLGDMIDRGPESKEVLLDLLALRQAYPNQVYLLKGNHEQMLADWLSGNGNPELYLRYNGGDATIRSFLRNHPLRRAFLNRMPSLEEQEEARQFILSRYPTILPALSSLPLYIELPADPRTGAPAALLVHAGIRPGIPLQEQNPQDLLWIREPFYLYYDGDLPVIFGHTPVPGLPQYAGNGPWRRDNMIGIDGGAGYWRGVMLVEWPSLQTMFVPIRDRQSSPQVRVY; translated from the coding sequence TTGGCTACTTATTTGGTCTCGGACATACATGGTCAGAATCAGGCTTTTCAAAAGGCGCTGCGGGACGTTTCCTTCTCCCCCCAAGCTGGTGATCATCTGTTCGTATTGGGGGACATGATCGATCGAGGACCTGAATCAAAGGAAGTATTGCTCGATTTACTCGCTCTTCGGCAGGCGTATCCGAACCAAGTCTATCTCTTAAAAGGCAACCACGAGCAAATGCTTGCAGATTGGCTATCCGGCAACGGCAATCCGGAGTTATACCTGCGCTACAACGGCGGTGATGCCACCATTCGATCTTTCTTAAGAAATCACCCGCTTCGGCGAGCTTTTCTTAATCGGATGCCTTCTTTGGAGGAGCAAGAAGAAGCCCGGCAATTCATCCTTTCTCGCTATCCAACAATTTTGCCAGCCTTGTCGTCTCTTCCTTTGTATATTGAGCTGCCAGCCGATCCGCGAACAGGAGCTCCAGCCGCACTTTTGGTACACGCAGGCATTCGACCCGGCATCCCCTTGCAGGAACAAAATCCGCAAGATTTACTATGGATTCGCGAGCCTTTCTACCTTTATTATGATGGAGACCTCCCTGTCATCTTTGGCCATACCCCTGTTCCAGGATTGCCTCAATACGCAGGCAACGGTCCTTGGCGCAGAGACAATATGATCGGCATTGATGGTGGCGCGGGATACTGGCGAGGCGTCATGCTCGTCGAATGGCCTTCTCTTCAAACCATGTTCGTACCGATTCGGGATAGGCAATCCTCTCCACAAGTACGGGTCTACTGA
- a CDS encoding cupin domain-containing protein has translation MATSYRDYTSPNTQFTYDMRNNLFFKKDDRNFIDALGIAQLNTLGNSSLLDIFLTTGNVVEPHIHQNAAELVYCIAGEAIVSLINPFTNQLLNYHVKPRQVANIPQGWWHYEMALTDDTHLLAIFDAPVPEVIFGSDILRLTPASVWAHTYCLGEAKVKETFAPITKTVVIGPPAGCQQQGQMPDRAATSQYPYYGYSSQLPDSYGYYDANYVQQGGYGQHPVYQQPTGYLQYGTDTYHTGYPPQPIYPSY, from the coding sequence ATGGCTACTTCCTATCGAGACTATACATCGCCGAATACTCAGTTCACGTACGATATGAGAAATAATCTGTTTTTTAAAAAGGACGATCGGAATTTTATCGATGCCTTGGGGATTGCACAATTAAATACATTGGGAAACAGCTCGCTGCTGGATATTTTCCTGACAACCGGAAATGTTGTCGAGCCACATATTCATCAAAATGCGGCTGAGCTGGTGTATTGCATCGCTGGTGAGGCCATTGTGTCCCTGATTAATCCTTTTACGAATCAATTGCTCAACTACCATGTTAAACCGAGACAAGTTGCCAATATCCCGCAGGGCTGGTGGCATTATGAAATGGCTTTGACAGACGATACGCATCTACTGGCTATTTTTGATGCGCCTGTTCCTGAGGTGATCTTTGGCTCCGATATTTTGCGTCTGACTCCTGCGAGTGTGTGGGCACATACGTATTGTTTAGGCGAAGCAAAGGTAAAAGAAACATTTGCGCCTATTACCAAAACAGTTGTGATTGGCCCGCCAGCAGGATGTCAGCAACAGGGGCAGATGCCAGATCGAGCTGCTACAAGCCAGTACCCGTACTATGGCTATTCGAGTCAGTTGCCTGATAGTTACGGTTATTACGATGCCAACTATGTGCAGCAGGGTGGGTATGGACAACACCCAGTCTATCAACAGCCGACTGGTTATTTGCAATATGGTACGGACACTTACCATACCGGATATCCGCCACAACCCATTTATCCATCCTATTGA
- a CDS encoding disulfide oxidoreductase — protein MKRQQIVEQAMFAAWGVSLIATGGSLFFSEVLKYIPCDLCWYQRILMYPLVILLGVASAKKDDKIASYALILSIIGGLTSLYHYSIQKIPALQDLGSACGIVPCNTDYINWLGFITIPFLALIAFTLISILLVIVMKNAKEK, from the coding sequence ATGAAACGTCAGCAAATCGTGGAACAAGCCATGTTTGCCGCATGGGGAGTCTCCCTCATCGCAACAGGAGGCAGTTTGTTTTTTTCAGAGGTGTTAAAGTACATACCGTGTGACCTGTGTTGGTACCAGCGAATCTTGATGTACCCGCTCGTCATCTTGCTCGGGGTTGCCTCCGCGAAGAAAGATGACAAGATCGCGTCGTACGCCTTGATTCTCTCCATTATCGGAGGACTCACATCGCTGTATCATTACTCGATTCAAAAAATACCTGCCCTGCAAGATCTGGGCAGCGCTTGCGGCATTGTGCCATGCAACACGGACTATATTAACTGGCTAGGATTTATCACGATTCCGTTCCTTGCTCTCATTGCCTTCACCTTGATCAGCATCCTGCTTGTCATCGTAATGAAAAATGCAAAGGAGAAATGA